In the genome of Candidatus Ruthia magnifica str. Cm (Calyptogena magnifica), one region contains:
- a CDS encoding chloride channel protein: MKRYLSHQLPNKLKIYISLILSSIITVIAIDFFLTSSDYAQHTFKHLIASKPYLSFVITPVVFILIVYIAKYFCHYIQGSGIPQLIAANDSRNKSIREKLLSFRMAIGKIVLIFMGMLGGASIGIEGPSIHIGGSIFFGFNQFIKFKRKLLIHSLIAIGGSAGLIVAFNAPIAGFLFSFEEIGRRLKKQALILIAIISGLVYLLAVIYRGNDVYLNDMSTYFIDLTLIWQLLPLAIFSGILGGLFSKTTLYLIKKFIAHTKTKVVMVALILGLIIALFNYLSKGQIAGSGREEVLLMLDGHQLGADFVMMKYLSTLSSLASTIPGGLFMPSISIGAGIGSEVSHYYSQISPQITIIMAMIAYLSAVIRAPLTSAFVVLEMTNTLNLLIPALIIAFITNWVSKKISTQPIYEALAKSYLKLTKTA, encoded by the coding sequence TTGAAAAGATATCTCTCGCACCAACTACCCAATAAATTAAAAATCTATATATCCTTGATACTAAGTAGTATTATCACTGTTATTGCTATTGATTTTTTCCTTACCTCTAGTGATTATGCTCAACACACATTCAAGCATTTAATTGCCTCAAAGCCTTATTTAAGTTTTGTTATTACTCCTGTTGTATTTATATTGATTGTTTATATTGCTAAGTATTTCTGTCACTATATTCAAGGTAGTGGCATTCCACAATTAATTGCCGCCAATGATTCTCGCAACAAATCCATACGTGAAAAACTCTTATCATTTAGGATGGCAATTGGAAAAATTGTGCTTATTTTTATGGGCATGCTTGGTGGTGCGTCTATTGGCATTGAAGGCCCTAGTATTCATATTGGTGGCTCAATATTTTTTGGCTTTAATCAATTCATTAAATTCAAACGTAAACTGCTTATCCATTCACTTATTGCAATTGGTGGTAGTGCTGGGCTTATTGTCGCCTTTAACGCACCAATTGCGGGTTTTTTGTTTAGTTTTGAAGAGATAGGCCGTCGACTCAAAAAACAAGCACTAATTTTAATCGCCATCATTAGTGGTTTGGTTTACTTATTGGCAGTTATATATCGTGGTAATGACGTCTATTTAAATGATATGTCAACTTATTTTATTGATTTAACACTAATTTGGCAATTACTACCATTGGCGATATTTTCTGGAATTTTAGGTGGTTTATTCTCAAAAACCACTCTTTACTTAATTAAGAAATTTATTGCACACACTAAAACTAAAGTTGTCATGGTTGCCTTAATATTAGGTTTAATTATTGCGTTATTTAACTACCTTTCTAAAGGTCAAATTGCTGGCTCTGGTCGTGAAGAAGTGTTATTAATGTTAGACGGACATCAGCTAGGTGCTGACTTTGTTATGATGAAATATCTATCAACGCTAAGTTCTCTAGCTTCCACCATTCCTGGTGGTTTATTCATGCCCAGTATTTCTATTGGCGCTGGTATCGGCAGTGAAGTGAGCCATTATTATTCACAAATTAGCCCTCAAATTACTATTATTATGGCGATGATTGCTTATTTAAGTGCTGTTATTAGGGCACCACTTACTAGTGCATTTGTTGTTTTAGAGATGACAAATACACTTAATTTACTCATTCCAGCGCTAATTATTGCCTTTATTACCAATTGGGTGTCTAAAAAAATATCTACACAACCAATCTACGAAGCATTGGCTAAGAGTTACTTAAAGT